A single Phragmites australis chromosome 4, lpPhrAust1.1, whole genome shotgun sequence DNA region contains:
- the LOC133916103 gene encoding nucleolar protein 56-like, which produces MALYLLFESASGYGLFYAYGIDEIGQSVDAVRSSVLDLDRFGKAVKLAAFSPFSSAIDALNQCNAISEGIMTDELRSFLELNLPKPKEGKKAKYSLGVVEPKVGSHISEVTGIPCQSNEFVQELLRGVRLHFDRFINELKKSDLEKAQLGLGHSYSRAKVKFNVNRVDNMVIQAIFLLDTLDKDINSFSMRVREWFSWHFPELVKIVNDNYLYAKLAKFIVNKSDLAEKDIPALADIVGDEDKAKEIVEAAKASMGQDLSPVDLINVQQFAQRVMNLSEYRKNLYEYLVTKMNDIAPNLTSLIGEVVGARLISHAGSLSNLAKCPASTLQILGAEKALFRALKTRGNTPKYGLIFHSSFIGRASTKNKGRMARYLANKCSMASRIDCYSESSTSVFGQKLREQVEERLDFYDKGVAPRKNLDVMKAAIDSMVNGTSKDDDDNDKIDASAKKSKKKKSKAEADGDAMDLDKRSNVADGEAEPGTEKKKKKKHKLEEPQEQENGAGHANGDAEANGTPKKKKKKNREVSEETKPKTATEGKKKKKKSKAGDDNE; this is translated from the exons ATGGCGCTGTACCTGCTGTTCGAATCGGCTTCCGGCTACGGGCTCTTCTACGCGTATGGCATCGACGAGATCGGGCAGAGCGTGGACGCCGTCCGCTCCTCCGTGCTGGACCTCGACCGCTTCGGCAAGGCCGTcaagctcgccgccttcagtCCCTTCTCCTCCGCCATCGACGCGCTCAACCAATGCAACGCCATCTCCGAAG GAATCATGACGGACGAGCTGAGGAGCTTTCTGGAGCTGAACCTGCCGAAGCCCAAGGAGGGGAAGAAGGCCAAGTACAGCCTCGGTGTCGTCGAGCCCAAGGTCGGCTCCCACATCTCCGAGGTGACCGGCATCCCCTGCCAGAGCAACGAGTTCGTCCAGGAGCTGCTCCGCGGCGTCCGCCTCCACTTCGACCGCTTCATCAACGAGCTCAAG AAGTCGGacttggagaaggcgcagctgggtCTCGGGCATAGCTACAGCAGGGCCAAGGTGAAGTTCAATGTGAACCGTGTTGACAACATGGTGATTCAGGCAATCTTCCTGTTGGATACACTTGACAAGGACATCAATTCCTTCTCCATGAGAGTTAG GGAATGGTTCTCATGGCATTTCCCTGAGCTGGTCAAGATTGTCAATGACAACTACCTATATGCCAAGCTTGCTAAGTTTATCGTGAACAAATCTGATTTGGCGGAAAAAGATATTCCTGCTTTGGCTGATATAGTTGGCGACGAGGACAAGGCAAAAGAAATTGTTGAAGCAGCAAAGGCCTCGATGG GCCAGGACCTGTCACCAGTTGACTTGATCAATGTCCAGCAATTTGCCCAAAGGGTTATGAATCTGTCTGAATATCGTAAAAACCTTTATGAATATCTTGTGACTAAGATGAATGATATTGCACCGAACCTGACGTCGTTAATTGGTGAAGTTGTTGGAGCTCGCCTAATCTCTCATGCTGGCAGTCTTTCAAATCTTGCCAAGTGTCCTGCCTCCACTCTCCAAATACTTGGTGCTGAGAAGGCACTTTTCAG AGCACTGAAAACTCGAGGGAACACACCGAAGTATGGCCTTATATTCCACTCCTCCTTTATTGGccgtgcttcaaccaagaacaagGGCAGAATGGCTCGTTACCTGGCAAACAAATGCTCAATGGCATCACGCATTGATTGTTACTCAG AGTCAAGTACCTCCGTCTTTGGGCAAAAGTTGCGTGAGCAAGTTGAGGAGAGATTGGACTTCTATGACAAGGGTGTTGCACCTCGTAAAAACCTTGATGTGATGAAAGCTGCTATTGACAGTATGGTAAATGGCACCTCAAAGGATGATGATG ATAATGATAAGATTGATGCATCTGCcaagaaaagcaagaaaaagaaGTCCAAAGCTGAGGCAGATGGTGACGCAATGGACCTGGATAAGCGCTCCAATGTTGCTGATGGAGAAGCTGAGCCTGGAaccgagaagaagaagaagaagaagcataaGCTAGAGGAGCCACAGGAGCAGGAAAATGGTGCAGGACATGCCAATGGTGATGCAGAAGCCAATGGTActcccaagaagaagaaaaagaagaaccgTGAAGTTTCAGAGGAAACCAAACCTAAGACGGCCACtgaagggaagaagaagaagaagaaatccaAAGCCGGGGATGACAACGAGTAG